Proteins encoded together in one Yersinia mollaretii ATCC 43969 window:
- a CDS encoding phage tail assembly protein yields MTELERSKTISLVKPISHDATKTTYEVVELSEPTLLQVQQFYDEQTKSGSLSGMGLLIALVSGVPREAIKKMAFTDYKVCEVYMMGFLAYSPTGDHGAK; encoded by the coding sequence ATGACTGAATTGGAGCGCAGTAAAACGATTTCGCTGGTCAAGCCCATCTCGCACGACGCCACCAAAACCACCTATGAGGTCGTTGAACTGAGTGAGCCAACACTGTTACAGGTGCAGCAATTCTACGATGAGCAGACCAAATCCGGTTCGCTCAGCGGGATGGGGCTGCTGATTGCCTTGGTGTCTGGTGTGCCGCGTGAGGCGATTAAAAAGATGGCCTTCACTGACTATAAAGTCTGCGAGGTCTACATGATGGGTTTTTTAGCCTACTCCCCAACGGGGGACCATGGCGCGAAATAA
- a CDS encoding phage tail tube protein: MSNTSNRLAGTAYVTVDGITIMVAGQFKYSPSKVKRETVMGMDGVHGYKETVVAPSISCTLRDSGGVSISDFNDQTNVNIVCELANGKTIIGSGMWSVSTLVVDSTEGTVDVSWEGGSVTEN, from the coding sequence CCTATGTCACTGTGGATGGCATCACCATTATGGTAGCCGGTCAGTTCAAATACAGCCCATCAAAGGTCAAACGCGAAACGGTGATGGGCATGGACGGGGTACACGGCTACAAAGAGACGGTGGTTGCCCCTTCAATCTCCTGCACCCTCCGCGATAGCGGTGGCGTCTCCATCAGTGACTTTAACGACCAGACAAACGTCAACATTGTTTGTGAATTGGCGAATGGAAAAACCATCATCGGCAGCGGCATGTGGTCGGTCAGCACCTTGGTGGTCGATAGCACCGAAGGCACCGTGGATGTGAGTTGGGAAGGCGGTTCGGTGACGGAGAATTAA